One window from the genome of Pyxicephalus adspersus chromosome 6, UCB_Pads_2.0, whole genome shotgun sequence encodes:
- the MYL2 gene encoding myosin regulatory light chain 2, ventricular/cardiac muscle isoform: MSPKKAKKRAEGANSNVFSMFEQTQIQEFKEAFTIMDQNRDGFIDKEDLRDTFAALGRLNVKNEELEEMLQEASGPINFTVFLTMFGEKLKGADPEETILNAFKVFDPEGSGLLKSDYIREMLMTQAERFTSEEVDQMFTAFPPDVTGNLNYKNLVHIITHGEEKEE; the protein is encoded by the exons TCTCCCAAGAAAGCAAAGAAGAGAGCAGAAGGAGCCAACTCCAATGTATTCTCCATGTTTGAACAAACCCAGATTCAGGAGTTTAAGGAG GCATTTACCATCATGGATCAGAACAGAGATGGCTTTATTGACAAAGAAGATCTTAGAGACACCTTCGCTGCTTTAG GTCgcctgaatgtaaaaaatgaagaacTGGAAGAGATGTTACAAGAAGCCTCAGGACCAATTAACTTTACTGTCTTCTTAACAATGTTTGGAGAAAAGTTAAAAG GTGCTGACCCAGAGGAAACCATTCTGAATGCATTCAAAGTGTTTGATCCTGAAGGAAGTGGACTTCTAAAATCAGATTA tattcgAGAAATGCTTATGACCCAAGCTGAGAGGTTCACAAGTGAAGAG GTCGACCAGATGTTCACAGCTTTCCCCCCTGATGTCACAGGAAATTTGAACTACAAGAATCTTGTTCACATCATCACTCATGGTGAAGAGAAAGAGGAGTAA